In a genomic window of Carassius gibelio isolate Cgi1373 ecotype wild population from Czech Republic chromosome A3, carGib1.2-hapl.c, whole genome shotgun sequence:
- the LOC127941725 gene encoding E3 ubiquitin/ISG15 ligase TRIM25 gives MAESAASRFVDQFSCPVCLDGLKEPVTIPCGHSYCMSCITDCWGQEEQGPPYCCPQCRESFSQRPLLKKNTLIAEMMETLQKTSLQTAAVECDVCTTEKSRAVKSCLQCLASFCQTHLQLHYQSPAFMKHKLVEASRNIQENICPSHGKLLEIYCQDDHQCICCLCTDDHKGHSVVSVDSEWTRKKEELKELKETCLKLVQERERGKQELSEALKLLKSSALETMENVEKVFTELICSLEKKRSEIKEQIRAQEKNEIDRAEELHRHLDQELTELRKRQAEIEKLLITEDQVNFLKSCQSVCVLPTFENVPITQHTHLYFKDVSISIFKEVLEDVCQQQTAKISQQVSKVCVAKTQNDFLQYFCDLHLDPNTTNNALKLSEDKRKVSFTYKKQHYPDHPERFDRYVNVMCREGLCGRGYWEVECTGKQWAVAVCYKGIGRKGDSDECRLGDNKKSWRFSFYLQNFYFTHDKKKVSVPAVCSSRVGVYLDHGAGSLSFYSVSDKMTLLHRVQTTFTEPLYPAFFAGYGSSVRIIEEQSLKI, from the exons ATGGCAGAATCAGCAGCAAGTCGGTTTGTGGATCAGTTCAGCTGTCCAGTCTGTTTGGATGGACTGAAGGAGCCGGTGACGattccctgtggacacagttactgtatgagCTGCATTACTGACTGCTGGGGCCAGGAGGAGCAGGGACCGCCGTACTGCTGTCCCCAATGCAGAGAGAGCTTCAGTCAGAGACCTCTACTGAAGAAGAACACTCTGATAGCGGAGATGATGGAGACGCTGCAGAAGACGTCTCTACAAACGGCTGCTGTGGAGTGTGATGTTTGCACTACAGAGAAGAGCAGAGCTGTTAAGTCCTGTCTGCAGTGCTTGGCCTCCTTCTGTCAAACTCACCTGCAGCTTCACTATCAATCTCCTGCGTTTATGAAGCACAAACTAGTCGAAGCCTCTAGAAACATTCAGGAGAACATCTGCCCCAGTCATGGGAAACTTCTGGAGATCTACTGTCAGGACGACCATCAGTGCATTTGTTGTTTGTGTACTGATGATCATAAAGGACACAGTGTGGTGTCTGTGGATTCAGAATGGACTAGGAAAAAg GAAGAGTTAAAGGAGTTAAAAGAGACGTGCCTCAAACTGGTCCAGGAACGAGAGAGAGGGAAGCAGGAACTCAGTGAAGCTCTGAAGCTTCTTAAA AGTTCAGCGCTAGAAACCATGGAGAACGTCGAGAAGGTCTTCACTGAGCTCATCTGCTCTCTTGAGAAGAAACGCTCTGAGATTAAAGAGCAGATCAGAGCTCAGGAGAAGAATGAGATAGATCGAGCAGAGGAACTTCACAGACATCTGGATCAAGAGCTGACAGAACTCAGAAAAAGACAAGCTGAGATTGAAAAACTTCTGATTACTGAGGATCAGGTCAATTTTCTGAAG AGCTGtcaatctgtgtgtgttttaccgACATTTGAAAACGTTCCCATCACTCAGCACACTCACCTGTATTTTAAAGATGTTTCAATCTCAATATTTAAGGAGGTTTTGGAGGACGTCTGTCAACAACAAACAGCGAAAATATCACAACAAG TGTCAAAAGTCTGTGTTGCCAAGACCCAAAATGATTTTTTGCAGT ATTTCTGTGATCTTCACCTGGATCCAAACACTACAAACAATGCCCTCAAACTATCTGAGGACAAGAGGAAAGTatcatttacatataaaaaacagCATTATCCTGATCACCCGGAGCGATTTGATAGATATGTGAATGTCATGTGTCGAGAAGGTTTGTGTGGTCGTGGTTACTGGGAGGTCGAGTGCACTGGAAAGCAATGGGCTGTAGCAGTTTGTTACAAAGGAATTGGACGTAAAGGAGACAGTGATGAGTGTAGACTTGGTGACAACAAAAAGTCCTGGCGTTTCAGCTTTTATCTACAAAATTTCTATTTCACACATGACAAAAAGAAAGTCTCAGTCCCTGCTGTCTGCTCCTCTAGAGTAGGAGTGTATCTGGATCATGGAGCAGGAAGTCTTTCCTTCTACAGTGTCTCTGACAAAATGACCCTCCTTCACAGAGTCCAGACCACTTTCACTGAACCCTTATACCCTGCGTTTTTTGCTGGCTATGGCTCATCTGTCAGGATCATAGAAGAGCAgagtttaaaaatataa